From the Sphingomonas suaedae genome, one window contains:
- a CDS encoding cob(I)yrinic acid a,c-diamide adenosyltransferase, with translation MVKLNKIYTRTGDDGTTGLVDGSRVAKHDPRMAAIGDVDEANSAIGVAIAAIGEDYPARLLLTVQNDLFDLGADLATPGDDFEPGEMTLRIVPAQVARLEVAIDAANESLSPLTSFILPGGSQAAAAVHLARAIVRRAERSATAAAASVSLNPQALAYLNRLSDLLFVLAREMNQEAGGDVLWTPGAHR, from the coding sequence ATGGTCAAGCTCAACAAGATCTATACGCGCACCGGCGATGACGGCACCACGGGGCTGGTCGACGGATCGCGGGTAGCCAAGCACGACCCGCGCATGGCGGCGATCGGCGATGTCGACGAGGCGAACAGCGCGATCGGGGTGGCGATCGCGGCGATCGGCGAGGACTATCCCGCGCGGCTGTTGCTGACGGTGCAGAACGACCTGTTCGATCTGGGCGCCGATCTGGCGACGCCGGGCGACGATTTTGAGCCGGGCGAAATGACGCTGCGCATCGTCCCGGCGCAGGTCGCGCGGCTGGAAGTCGCGATCGACGCCGCCAACGAATCGCTTAGCCCCCTCACCAGCTTCATCCTGCCCGGCGGATCGCAAGCGGCGGCGGCGGTGCATCTGGCACGCGCGATCGTGCGCCGCGCCGAACGCAGCGCGACTGCGGCGGCGGCAAGCGTTTCGCTCAATCCGCAGGCGCTGGCCTATCTCAACCGCTTGTCCGACCTGCTTTTTGTTCTTGCGCGCGAAATGAACCAAGAGGCGGGTGGCGACGTTCTGTGGACGCCAGGGGCGCACCGGTGA
- a CDS encoding twin transmembrane helix small protein — MKLFLVLLLIAAMLATVFALIKGIVAFLRTTEAELKSGDGPSASSLKSNKAMQQRILFQGIAIAIVALLLLLASA, encoded by the coding sequence ATGAAGCTTTTTCTCGTCCTGCTGCTCATCGCCGCGATGCTGGCGACCGTCTTCGCGCTCATCAAGGGCATCGTCGCATTCCTGCGCACCACCGAGGCGGAGCTGAAATCGGGCGACGGGCCGAGCGCGTCGTCGCTCAAGTCGAACAAGGCGATGCAGCAGCGCATCCTGTTCCAGGGGATCGCCATCGCGATCGTCGCGCTGTTGCTGCTGCTCGCGAGCGCGTGA
- a CDS encoding glutamyl-Q tRNA(Asp) synthetase, translated as MAPLYMEIVPSDSQTIVTRFAPSPTGRLHLGHAFSAIAAHEFARARGGRFLLRIEDIDGTRSRAEHVATIMEDLRWLGLDWDGEVLFQSARLGAYQAALDDLRGRGLIYPCFCTRADIAASASAPHGPEGVVYPGTCRGLEAPDLAQPHCWRLDMGGALASIPPLSLLRGGGPPRSGGGGAAVADRREHLDKIPPSAGRPLHQPTAGPPPPASWGRNALTFTDSRHGTIVADPTAHGDVVLARKDAPASYHLAVTIDDAMQGVTDVVRGEDLLPATHVHRLLQALLDLPVPRYHHHRLLTGPDGARLAKRHGAPTLAALRESGADGRALADALRRGEVPVGFGAAKD; from the coding sequence ATGGCGCCGCTCTACATGGAAATCGTGCCGTCCGACAGCCAGACCATCGTCACCCGCTTTGCGCCGAGCCCGACCGGGCGGCTGCATCTGGGCCATGCCTTCTCGGCGATCGCGGCGCATGAGTTCGCGCGGGCGCGCGGCGGGCGGTTTTTGCTGCGGATCGAGGATATCGACGGGACGCGCAGCCGGGCGGAGCATGTCGCGACGATCATGGAGGACCTGCGCTGGCTGGGGCTGGACTGGGATGGCGAGGTGCTGTTCCAGTCGGCGCGGCTGGGGGCGTATCAGGCAGCGCTGGACGATCTGCGCGGCCGGGGGCTGATCTATCCCTGTTTCTGCACGCGCGCGGACATCGCCGCGAGCGCGAGCGCGCCGCATGGGCCGGAGGGGGTTGTGTATCCGGGGACGTGCCGGGGGCTGGAGGCGCCGGATCTGGCGCAGCCGCATTGCTGGCGGCTGGATATGGGGGGGGCACTCGCGTCCATTCCTCCCCTGAGCTTGCTCAGGGGAGGGGGACCGCCGCGAAGCGGTGGTGGAGGGGCGGCGGTCGCAGACCGCCGTGAACATCTCGACAAAATTCCGCCCTCTGCGGGTCGGCCCCTCCACCAGCCTACGGCTGGTCCCCCTCCCCCAGCAAGCTGGGGGAGGAATGCGTTGACCTTCACCGACTCCCGCCATGGCACCATCGTCGCCGACCCGACCGCGCATGGCGATGTTGTGCTGGCGCGCAAGGATGCGCCCGCTTCCTATCATCTTGCGGTCACGATCGACGATGCGATGCAGGGGGTGACCGATGTGGTGCGCGGCGAGGATTTGTTGCCCGCGACGCATGTCCACCGGCTGCTCCAGGCGCTGCTCGACCTGCCCGTGCCGCGCTACCATCATCATCGCCTGCTGACCGGGCCGGACGGCGCGCGACTGGCCAAGCGGCACGGCGCGCCGACGCTGGCGGCATTGCGCGAAAGCGGCGCGGACGGGCGCGCGCTGGCCGATGCGCTGCGGCGGGGCGAGGTTCCGGTTGGATTCGGTGCGGCGAAGGACTAG
- a CDS encoding sterol desaturase family protein, which produces MFLAILLSALAMTLIVGVRYLIVSGGFAWATRLRHPGLYRGLDAQMRREVIWSLASAAIYGIPAGVVAWGWQNHGWTRIYTDVAAYPLWYLPLSVFLYLFAHDTWFYWTHRWMHRPRWFRIAHAVHHDSRPPTAWAAMSFHPIEALTGAVVIPALVFLIPIHVGALGLVLGIMTVMGVTNHMGWEVFPRAMWRGPVGDWLITASHHQRHHEQYGCNYGLYFRFWDRLCGTDRGVGDFAKAHEKRLGDFAKAHARAASRGAAAPPGGLASEQPRP; this is translated from the coding sequence ATGTTCCTCGCCATCCTCTTGTCGGCGCTCGCCATGACGTTGATCGTCGGGGTGCGCTATCTGATCGTCTCGGGCGGCTTCGCCTGGGCGACCCGGCTGCGACATCCCGGCCTCTATCGCGGACTCGACGCGCAGATGCGGCGCGAGGTGATCTGGAGCCTCGCCAGCGCCGCCATCTATGGCATCCCGGCCGGCGTGGTCGCCTGGGGCTGGCAAAATCACGGCTGGACGCGGATCTATACCGATGTCGCCGCATACCCGCTCTGGTATCTCCCGCTCTCGGTCTTCCTCTACCTCTTCGCGCACGACACATGGTTCTACTGGACGCATCGCTGGATGCACCGGCCGCGCTGGTTCCGCATCGCCCATGCCGTCCATCACGACAGTCGCCCGCCCACCGCATGGGCGGCGATGAGCTTTCACCCGATCGAGGCGCTGACCGGCGCTGTGGTAATTCCGGCACTGGTGTTCCTCATTCCGATCCATGTCGGCGCATTGGGGTTGGTGCTTGGAATCATGACGGTTATGGGTGTCACCAATCACATGGGGTGGGAGGTGTTTCCGCGGGCGATGTGGCGCGGGCCGGTGGGGGACTGGCTCATCACCGCAAGCCATCATCAGCGGCACCATGAGCAATATGGGTGCAACTATGGTCTCTATTTCCGTTTCTGGGACCGGCTGTGCGGGACGGACCGGGGCGTCGGCGATTTCGCCAAAGCCCATGAAAAGCGCCTTGGCGATTTCGCGAAGGCACATGCGCGCGCTGCTTCCCGCGGCGCTGCTGCTCCTCCCGGCGGCCTCGCCAGTGAGCAACCTCGACCTTGA
- a CDS encoding DUF2141 domain-containing protein, giving the protein MSNLDLEVTGLRNAKGVLRICLTARPDSFPDCKDDPRAVSRTIAATSPKTRFEGLASGTYAVAIIHDANGNKKLDTMLGIPREGFGFSRNPAIGFGPPKFTSACFPLDGETQQVKMRYLL; this is encoded by the coding sequence GTGAGCAACCTCGACCTTGAAGTCACCGGGCTGCGCAATGCGAAGGGCGTGCTGCGCATCTGCCTGACCGCGCGACCCGACAGCTTCCCCGATTGCAAGGACGATCCCCGCGCCGTTTCGCGCACCATCGCCGCCACCTCGCCCAAGACCCGGTTCGAGGGGCTGGCGAGCGGCACCTATGCCGTGGCGATCATCCATGATGCCAATGGCAACAAGAAACTCGACACGATGCTCGGCATCCCCCGCGAAGGCTTCGGCTTCAGCCGCAACCCCGCCATCGGCTTCGGCCCGCCCAAATTCACCTCGGCCTGCTTCCCGCTCGACGGCGAAACGCAGCAGGTGAAGATGCGCTATCTGCTTTAG
- a CDS encoding MipA/OmpV family protein, translating to MRIVLACLATAAFATPAFAQDEPAAEQAAVAEEASARLTVAVGGAWIPDYEGSDDNRWTPIPAANGTVAGMSFTILGNRASLDVIPEVAGKDWNFQLGPVAVINLNRTNRDAIDDPRVAALGEIDTAVEVGGYIGIAKTGILHDYDTLSASLSYRHDVTKIHKSGIFTPSVNYTTPLSTKALVSVFASAEIVEDRYARTYFGVTPAGSVASGLPVFRPEGGQKDITVGGFVTHAITGDLTKGLALIVGGTYKKLVGDFADSPLVSIAGSRHQWTGGAGLALTF from the coding sequence ATGCGTATCGTCCTCGCCTGCCTCGCCACCGCCGCTTTCGCCACTCCCGCCTTCGCGCAGGACGAACCCGCAGCCGAGCAGGCCGCGGTTGCGGAAGAGGCCTCAGCGCGCCTCACCGTCGCGGTCGGTGGTGCCTGGATTCCCGATTATGAGGGGTCGGACGACAATCGCTGGACCCCGATCCCCGCCGCCAACGGCACCGTCGCGGGGATGAGCTTCACCATACTCGGCAACCGCGCCAGCCTCGACGTGATTCCCGAGGTCGCCGGTAAGGACTGGAACTTCCAGCTCGGCCCCGTCGCCGTCATCAACCTCAACCGCACCAATCGCGATGCGATCGACGATCCCCGCGTCGCGGCATTGGGAGAAATCGACACGGCGGTCGAGGTCGGCGGCTATATCGGCATCGCCAAGACCGGCATTCTTCACGACTATGACACGCTGTCGGCCAGCCTGTCCTACCGTCACGACGTGACCAAAATCCACAAGAGCGGCATTTTCACCCCCTCGGTCAACTATACCACCCCGCTCAGCACGAAGGCGCTGGTATCGGTGTTCGCCTCGGCCGAGATCGTCGAGGATCGCTATGCCCGCACCTATTTCGGCGTGACCCCGGCGGGCAGCGTCGCGAGCGGCCTTCCCGTGTTCCGGCCGGAGGGCGGGCAAAAGGACATCACGGTCGGCGGCTTCGTCACCCATGCGATCACCGGCGACCTGACCAAGGGTCTCGCGCTGATCGTCGGCGGCACCTACAAGAAGCTGGTCGGCGATTTCGCGGATTCGCCGCTCGTCAGCATCGCCGGCTCGCGTCACCAATGGACCGGCGGCGCAGGACTGGCGCTGACCTTCTGA
- the thiC gene encoding phosphomethylpyrimidine synthase ThiC gives MADNPLHPELKVTTGPIRGSQKIHVGPLMVAMREIHLEPSSGEPPLRVYDTSGPYTDSQARIDIMAGLPELRRDWIRARGDVEEVPQREVRPEDNGQLGPDRSGGVQPFPNVRKTVLRAKPGANVSQMHYARRGIITPEMEYVATRENLGRERLREYPRDGESFGASIPDYVTPEFVRDEIARGRAIIPNNINHPESEPMAIGRNFLVKINANIGNSAVASDVAAEVDKMVWSIRWGADTVMDLSTGRNIHDTREWILRNSPVPIGTVPIYQALEKVGGVAEELTWEIFRDTLIEQAEQGVDYFTIHAGVRLAYIPMAAKRVTGIVSRGGSIMAKWCLAHHRESFLYEKFDEITEIMKAYDIAYSLGDGLRPGSIADANDEAQFAELYTLGELTHRAWKQDVQVMIEGPGHVPMHKIKENMDKQLEVCGEAPFYTLGPLTTDIAPGYDHITSGIGAAMIGWYGTAMLCYVTPKEHLGLPDRDDVKVGVVTYKLAAHAADLAKGHPAAQMRDNALSKARFEFRWRDQFNLSLDPDTAEEYHDQTLPAEGAKTAHFCSMCGPKFCSMQISQEVRDFASKQNQGVEGFIATGPTGAETAAASKAAALKGMEEMSRVYEEMGRELYLGSGGREHD, from the coding sequence ATGGCCGATAATCCCCTGCATCCTGAACTCAAGGTCACCACCGGCCCGATCCGCGGCTCGCAGAAAATCCATGTCGGCCCGCTCATGGTCGCGATGCGCGAAATCCATCTCGAGCCCAGTTCGGGGGAGCCGCCGCTGCGCGTCTATGACACCAGCGGCCCCTATACCGACAGCCAGGCGCGCATCGACATCATGGCCGGCCTGCCCGAACTGCGCCGCGACTGGATCCGCGCCCGCGGCGATGTCGAGGAAGTCCCCCAGCGCGAAGTCCGCCCCGAAGACAATGGCCAGCTCGGCCCCGACCGCAGCGGCGGCGTGCAGCCCTTCCCCAACGTCCGCAAGACCGTCCTGCGCGCCAAGCCCGGCGCCAATGTCAGCCAGATGCACTATGCCCGCCGCGGCATCATCACCCCCGAGATGGAATATGTCGCCACCCGTGAAAATCTCGGCCGCGAGCGCCTGCGCGAATATCCCCGTGACGGCGAGTCCTTCGGCGCCAGCATCCCCGATTACGTCACCCCCGAATTCGTGCGCGACGAGATCGCCCGCGGCCGCGCGATCATCCCCAACAACATCAACCACCCCGAATCCGAACCGATGGCGATCGGCCGCAACTTCCTGGTCAAGATCAACGCCAATATCGGCAACAGCGCGGTCGCCAGCGACGTCGCCGCCGAAGTCGACAAGATGGTGTGGTCGATCCGCTGGGGCGCCGACACGGTGATGGACCTCTCCACCGGCCGCAACATCCACGACACCCGCGAATGGATCCTGCGCAACAGCCCCGTCCCGATCGGCACCGTCCCGATCTATCAGGCGCTCGAAAAGGTCGGCGGCGTCGCCGAAGAACTGACCTGGGAAATCTTCCGCGACACGCTGATCGAACAGGCCGAACAGGGCGTCGACTATTTCACCATCCACGCCGGCGTCCGCCTCGCCTATATCCCGATGGCGGCAAAGCGCGTCACCGGCATCGTCAGCCGCGGCGGCAGCATCATGGCCAAATGGTGCCTCGCCCATCACCGCGAGAGCTTCCTGTACGAGAAGTTCGACGAGATTACCGAGATCATGAAGGCGTACGATATCGCCTACAGCCTCGGCGACGGCCTGCGCCCCGGCAGCATCGCCGACGCCAATGACGAGGCGCAGTTCGCCGAACTCTACACGCTCGGCGAACTCACCCACCGCGCGTGGAAGCAGGACGTGCAGGTGATGATCGAAGGCCCCGGCCATGTGCCGATGCACAAGATCAAGGAGAATATGGACAAGCAGCTTGAGGTGTGCGGCGAAGCGCCCTTCTACACGCTCGGGCCGCTCACCACCGATATCGCGCCGGGATACGACCATATCACCAGCGGCATCGGCGCCGCGATGATCGGCTGGTACGGCACCGCGATGCTCTGTTACGTCACGCCCAAGGAGCATCTCGGCCTCCCCGACCGCGACGACGTCAAGGTCGGCGTCGTCACCTACAAGCTCGCCGCCCACGCCGCCGACCTCGCCAAGGGCCACCCTGCCGCCCAGATGCGCGACAACGCTTTGTCAAAGGCCCGCTTCGAATTCCGCTGGCGCGACCAGTTCAACTTGTCGCTCGATCCCGACACCGCCGAGGAATATCACGACCAGACCTTGCCCGCAGAAGGCGCCAAGACCGCGCATTTCTGCTCGATGTGCGGCCCCAAATTCTGCTCGATGCAGATTTCGCAAGAGGTCCGCGACTTCGCGAGCAAGCAGAACCAGGGCGTCGAAGGCTTCATCGCCACCGGCCCGACGGGTGCGGAGACGGCGGCGGCAAGCAAGGCCGCCGCGCTCAAGGGCATGGAAGAGATGAGCCGGGTGTATGAGGAAATGGGACGCGAGTTGTATTTGGGATCAGGCGGGCGCGAGCACGATTGA
- a CDS encoding DUF2199 domain-containing protein, protein MSWFRRAKPANPFAGNWTCAGCGEVHQGMMDLAALAPDPWPHERIQEPNSAVRLDGDFLSEDFCVMDSRYFFVRAVLEIPVHGQAEKFGFGCWSTLSRDNFEKYLDGFDNADFANCGPWTGWLCNQLGTYIGTDPEGVYVYPQPDRQRPTLRVANPDHGLAIDQEQGISVEQLTEILRFYGHAPTA, encoded by the coding sequence ATGAGCTGGTTCCGCCGCGCAAAGCCCGCAAATCCATTCGCAGGAAACTGGACGTGTGCAGGTTGCGGCGAGGTCCATCAGGGAATGATGGACCTCGCAGCCCTCGCGCCGGACCCGTGGCCGCATGAGCGAATACAGGAACCGAACAGCGCCGTGCGGTTGGACGGCGATTTCCTGTCGGAAGACTTTTGCGTGATGGACAGCCGTTATTTCTTCGTCCGCGCCGTGCTGGAAATTCCGGTTCACGGACAGGCGGAGAAGTTCGGCTTCGGCTGCTGGTCCACGCTATCGCGCGACAATTTTGAGAAATATCTCGACGGCTTCGACAACGCCGATTTCGCTAACTGCGGTCCGTGGACCGGCTGGCTGTGTAACCAGCTTGGAACCTATATCGGCACCGACCCCGAGGGTGTCTACGTCTACCCCCAGCCAGACCGCCAGCGCCCCACGTTACGTGTTGCAAACCCGGACCACGGCCTGGCAATCGATCAGGAGCAGGGGATCAGTGTCGAACAGTTGACGGAGATACTGCGGTTTTATGGTCATGCTCCGACCGCGTGA
- a CDS encoding aspartyl protease family protein has protein sequence MSRTIEWRHDGSRLVVPVIVYPPLTGTRFEGVAGSALIDTGSTTTGVTAKIGQKLGLQSVGKRLISTVGGEKHIDRYIFRIGLDGRAADHDPPTFPYIFEDVVGFELLDSFSFDVLLGMDILRQCELLIAPGNRCRLTFGG, from the coding sequence ATGTCGCGCACGATTGAATGGCGGCACGACGGAAGCCGCCTAGTCGTCCCCGTTATCGTCTATCCGCCACTGACGGGAACGCGGTTTGAGGGCGTTGCAGGCAGTGCGCTGATCGACACCGGGTCGACGACGACGGGTGTGACCGCAAAGATCGGGCAGAAACTCGGGTTACAGAGCGTCGGCAAGCGTCTGATTTCGACCGTGGGCGGCGAGAAGCACATCGACCGCTACATCTTCCGGATCGGCCTTGACGGTCGCGCCGCCGACCATGACCCGCCGACCTTTCCCTATATTTTCGAAGACGTCGTGGGGTTCGAGTTGCTCGACAGTTTCAGCTTCGACGTGCTGCTGGGGATGGACATCCTGCGGCAGTGCGAGTTGCTGATCGCGCCGGGGAACCGGTGTCGGTTGACGTTTGGGGGATAG
- a CDS encoding type II toxin-antitoxin system RelE/ParE family toxin — protein MRVAILPSADRDLDAIYDWIVEDDAEAAARHVRRLTAAALSLRDFPMRGMARPEIGAGARSLVVGRYLVLYRVSSARVEIVRFVHGARDIDGLWAD, from the coding sequence ATGCGCGTTGCGATCCTGCCCAGCGCGGATCGCGACCTCGATGCCATTTACGACTGGATCGTGGAGGACGACGCCGAGGCGGCGGCGCGGCATGTTCGGCGGCTGACGGCGGCAGCGCTGAGCCTGCGCGACTTTCCGATGCGCGGGATGGCGCGGCCGGAGATTGGCGCTGGGGCGCGGAGTTTGGTCGTGGGGCGGTATCTTGTGCTGTATCGCGTGAGCAGCGCACGGGTGGAGATTGTGCGCTTTGTGCACGGGGCGCGGGATATTGACGGGTTGTGGGCGGATTAG
- a CDS encoding type II toxin-antitoxin system ParD family antitoxin, translated as MNISIPETLKGWAESRVAEGRYSSTSDYVRDLIRRDEERETAKAREIARLRAAWDEGLASGPAVDAPDDWADRVIARGEARRRGGPDAA; from the coding sequence ATGAACATCTCGATCCCGGAAACGCTCAAAGGATGGGCGGAATCGCGCGTGGCCGAGGGGCGGTACAGCAGCACCAGCGACTATGTCCGCGACCTGATCCGCCGCGACGAGGAGCGTGAGACGGCCAAGGCGCGCGAGATCGCCCGGCTGCGCGCGGCGTGGGACGAAGGGCTGGCGAGCGGTCCGGCGGTCGATGCGCCGGACGACTGGGCCGATCGCGTGATCGCACGCGGCGAGGCACGGCGGCGGGGCGGGCCGGACGCCGCCTGA
- a CDS encoding LysR family transcriptional regulator yields the protein MTQHTPPPVRAQWTPAKQRVFLAALVETGSIARAARAAGMSRSSAHALRHRLAGTPFDHAWSRALRLHAARLADPFAPDPLAPRKPAPDANRPEPVAPVSRP from the coding sequence ATGACCCAGCACACCCCACCGCCCGTCCGCGCGCAATGGACCCCCGCCAAACAACGCGTCTTCCTCGCCGCGCTCGTCGAAACCGGCAGCATCGCCCGCGCCGCGCGTGCCGCCGGCATGTCGCGCTCCAGCGCGCATGCGCTGCGCCATCGTCTCGCCGGGACGCCCTTCGACCATGCGTGGAGCCGCGCGCTCAGGCTGCACGCCGCGCGGCTCGCCGATCCCTTCGCGCCCGATCCGCTGGCGCCGCGCAAACCCGCCCCTGACGCGAACCGTCCGGAACCCGTCGCGCCGGTGTCGCGCCCGTGA
- a CDS encoding DUF3833 domain-containing protein: MLYFSVLAAISAFYAPAPAPVQQFDPIRFFEGRTEGVGKLKIVLRKAHDVRFRGHGAIQPDGSIIFDQVVEREGERTERHRWHMRAGAGNRYTGTVSTARGPISAERNGDVFRMRYVDKDGFAIDQSFTAHGDGRTATIRLKAKRMGMTVATMQQTVHKLD; the protein is encoded by the coding sequence ATGCTTTATTTCAGTGTCCTGGCCGCCATCTCCGCCTTCTACGCGCCCGCGCCCGCCCCGGTTCAGCAATTCGATCCGATCCGCTTCTTCGAAGGGCGCACCGAGGGCGTCGGCAAGCTCAAGATCGTGCTGCGCAAGGCGCATGACGTCCGCTTCCGTGGGCATGGCGCGATCCAGCCCGACGGGTCGATCATCTTCGATCAGGTGGTCGAGCGGGAGGGCGAGCGGACCGAGCGGCATCGCTGGCACATGCGCGCGGGGGCGGGGAACCGCTATACCGGCACCGTCAGCACCGCGCGCGGCCCGATCTCGGCGGAGCGCAACGGCGACGTGTTCCGTATGCGCTATGTCGACAAGGACGGGTTCGCGATCGACCAGTCCTTCACCGCGCATGGCGACGGCCGCACCGCGACCATCCGGCTCAAGGCGAAACGGATGGGCATGACCGTCGCGACGATGCAGCAGACGGTCCACAAGCTGGACTGA
- a CDS encoding antibiotic biosynthesis monooxygenase family protein produces the protein MFVAAYWWRVHPGKEDQFRAAWRRGTALIRERYGSLGSRLHRDDQGRFIGVAEWPDRATWQAAFDAKMVYDEPETRAAFVDAIAEAASDPLLLMEVTDDLLDRRSEAGAA, from the coding sequence ATGTTCGTAGCGGCCTATTGGTGGAGGGTGCATCCCGGCAAGGAAGACCAGTTCCGTGCCGCCTGGCGCCGCGGGACCGCGCTGATCCGCGAACGCTATGGCAGCCTCGGCTCGCGGCTGCACCGCGACGATCAGGGCCGCTTCATCGGCGTCGCCGAATGGCCCGATCGCGCGACATGGCAGGCCGCGTTCGACGCAAAGATGGTGTATGACGAGCCGGAAACCCGCGCCGCCTTCGTCGATGCCATCGCCGAAGCCGCGTCGGATCCGCTGCTGCTCATGGAAGTGACCGACGATCTGCTCGATCGCCGGTCGGAAGCGGGGGCGGCTTAG
- the recJ gene encoding single-stranded-DNA-specific exonuclease RecJ, with amino-acid sequence MTPVLNVHSSILGQAWRWRGLAADARDPGFAPDDLVTQLLLTRGCPREELEAHRSPSIRAFMPDPSIFRDMDRAAERLADAVQRGEAVTVFGDYDVDGATSAALLVRLLRDLGLVPRAYIPDRLMEGYGPSGEALVRLKREGADLIVTVDCGAMAYDALADAKAVGAEVIVVDHHKCASELPVALALVNPNRLDEDEGRLHGHLAAVGVAWLLGAALVRVLRGRGYFAGRAEPRLLDLLDLVALGTVADVAQLKGLNRAFVAQGLKVMGQRRNIGMNALIEASRLTRAPTCSDLGFALGPRINAGGRVGKSDLGVRLLTTEDADEARAIAEELNRLNEERRAIEAEVQQSAETMDCDGAVAVLAARGWHPGVIGIVAGRLKEKLGRPAIVVAVGEDGIGKGSGRSIAGVDLGAAIIAAKEAGLLIAGGGHAMAAGVTVAEEQIPAFVAFLDAKLAEAVERASGERALLLDAVLAPGGVNPDLVNAMEAGGPYGMGWPAPRVAAGPVRMIKCDVVGNGHVRAIVAGDDGRSIKAMAFRAADTPLGLALLGAPRDRKLWIAGRAKIDDWGPRPAAELHLDDAAWAE; translated from the coding sequence ATGACTCCCGTGCTCAACGTTCACAGCTCGATCCTTGGCCAGGCGTGGCGCTGGCGGGGACTGGCGGCGGATGCGCGCGACCCCGGCTTCGCGCCCGACGATCTGGTGACGCAATTGCTGCTGACCCGCGGCTGCCCGCGCGAGGAACTGGAGGCGCATCGCAGCCCCAGCATCCGCGCCTTCATGCCCGATCCGTCGATCTTCCGCGACATGGACAGGGCGGCCGAGCGCCTGGCCGACGCCGTCCAGCGCGGCGAGGCGGTGACGGTGTTCGGCGATTATGACGTCGATGGCGCGACGTCGGCGGCACTGCTGGTCCGCCTGCTGCGCGACCTGGGCCTCGTGCCGCGCGCCTATATCCCCGACCGGCTGATGGAGGGATATGGCCCATCGGGCGAGGCGCTGGTGCGGCTGAAGCGTGAGGGCGCCGACCTGATCGTCACCGTTGATTGCGGCGCGATGGCCTATGACGCGCTGGCCGATGCGAAGGCGGTCGGTGCGGAGGTGATCGTGGTCGATCACCATAAATGCGCGTCCGAGCTTCCGGTCGCGCTGGCGCTGGTGAACCCCAACCGGCTCGACGAGGATGAGGGGCGACTGCACGGGCATCTCGCCGCGGTGGGCGTTGCCTGGCTGCTCGGCGCGGCGCTGGTCCGCGTGCTGCGTGGGCGGGGCTATTTCGCCGGGCGGGCGGAGCCGCGGCTGCTCGACCTGCTCGATCTGGTCGCGCTCGGCACGGTCGCCGATGTCGCGCAGCTCAAGGGACTCAATCGGGCGTTCGTGGCGCAGGGGCTGAAGGTGATGGGCCAGCGGCGCAACATCGGGATGAACGCGCTGATCGAGGCGAGCCGGTTGACCCGGGCGCCGACATGCAGCGACCTGGGCTTTGCGCTGGGGCCGCGGATCAATGCGGGCGGGCGGGTCGGAAAGTCGGACCTGGGGGTGCGGCTGCTGACCACTGAGGATGCGGATGAGGCGCGGGCGATCGCGGAGGAGCTCAACCGCCTCAACGAGGAGCGCCGGGCGATCGAGGCGGAGGTGCAGCAATCCGCCGAGACGATGGACTGCGACGGCGCGGTCGCGGTGCTCGCGGCGCGGGGCTGGCACCCCGGGGTGATCGGCATCGTCGCGGGCAGACTGAAGGAAAAGCTGGGTCGTCCGGCGATCGTGGTCGCGGTGGGCGAGGACGGGATCGGCAAGGGATCGGGCCGGTCGATCGCGGGCGTCGACCTGGGCGCGGCGATCATCGCCGCCAAGGAGGCGGGGCTGCTGATCGCAGGGGGCGGCCATGCCATGGCGGCGGGGGTTACCGTCGCCGAGGAGCAGATCCCGGCGTTCGTCGCCTTTCTCGACGCCAAGCTGGCCGAGGCGGTGGAGCGGGCGTCGGGCGAGCGCGCGCTGCTGCTCGACGCGGTGCTGGCGCCAGGGGGGGTCAATCCCGACCTGGTCAACGCGATGGAGGCGGGCGGCCCTTATGGCATGGGCTGGCCGGCGCCGCGGGTTGCCGCAGGGCCGGTGCGGATGATCAAGTGCGACGTGGTCGGCAATGGCCATGTCCGCGCGATCGTTGCGGGGGATGACGGGCGCAGTATCAAGGCGATGGCGTTCCGCGCCGCCGATACGCCGCTGGGCCTTGCCCTGCTGGGGGCGCCGCGGGACCGGAAATTATGGATCGCGGGGCGGGCCAAGATCGACGATTGGGGGCCGCGTCCGGCGGCGGAACTCCATCTCGACGATGCCGCCTGGGCGGAATAG